In a genomic window of Spiroplasma melliferum:
- a CDS encoding putative ribosomal RNA small subunit methyltransferase, whose product MQAREVAWNILWKIFAKNKFSNHLLSNIVEQNDNFTDQDKTLIYRIVYGTLKNKLYLEYIANQFIESKKTNQKLQVLLWMSIYQFRFLDRIPNYAIVNEAVNISKSVSPKYAGFINATLKKIFDSKDEIFEINIADETKKLSIKYSFPSSLYLILRNEYSEDIARQVMIDSLTIPKLSFRVNTLKISRDELLSKYSNYNLTKSLVSSVGVIADKPVVNSEMFKKGLIFIQDEMSMRIAEILDPQETDRVLDMCSAPGGKATHLSQIMNNKGIIDAYDISEKKINLIKMNASRLGITNIYPHLLDARKINSEIQYDKILCDAPCSGLGVIKRKPEIKYHTLTNQELANLVEIQEQLLEKAYQLLKPGGILVYSTCTFGGYENIVQIRNFLAKHPDLKIITTEQIFGYENNTDGFYYCKIRKKDK is encoded by the coding sequence ATGCAAGCAAGAGAAGTAGCATGGAATATCTTATGAAAAATTTTTGCAAAAAATAAGTTTAGTAATCATTTATTATCAAATATCGTAGAACAAAATGATAACTTTACTGACCAAGATAAAACTTTAATTTATCGAATTGTTTATGGTACTTTAAAAAATAAATTGTATTTAGAATATATTGCTAATCAATTTATTGAATCCAAGAAAACTAATCAAAAATTACAAGTTCTGTTATGAATGAGTATTTATCAATTTCGTTTTTTAGATCGTATTCCTAATTATGCAATTGTTAATGAAGCTGTTAATATTAGTAAAAGTGTTAGTCCAAAATATGCTGGTTTTATTAATGCTACGTTAAAAAAGATTTTTGACAGTAAAGATGAGATTTTTGAAATTAACATTGCTGATGAAACAAAAAAATTAAGTATTAAATATAGTTTTCCATCATCATTATATTTAATTCTTCGGAATGAATATAGTGAAGATATTGCTCGACAAGTAATGATTGATAGTTTAACCATTCCAAAACTTTCATTTCGCGTTAATACCCTAAAAATTAGCCGAGATGAATTATTATCCAAATATTCAAATTATAATTTGACAAAAAGTTTAGTGTCTTCTGTGGGGGTCATTGCTGATAAACCAGTTGTTAACTCAGAAATGTTTAAAAAAGGTTTAATTTTTATTCAAGATGAAATGAGTATGCGTATTGCAGAGATATTAGACCCACAAGAAACTGACCGCGTGTTAGATATGTGTAGTGCACCGGGTGGTAAAGCAACGCATCTAAGTCAAATCATGAACAATAAAGGGATTATTGATGCCTATGATATTAGTGAAAAGAAGATTAATTTAATTAAGATGAATGCTAGTCGATTAGGAATTACTAATATTTATCCACACTTATTAGATGCTAGAAAAATTAATAGTGAAATTCAATATGATAAAATTCTTTGTGATGCGCCCTGCAGTGGCTTAGGGGTAATTAAACGAAAGCCAGAAATTAAATATCATACTTTGACTAATCAAGAATTAGCAAATTTAGTTGAGATTCAAGAACAATTATTAGAAAAAGCTTATCAATTATTAAAACCAGGTGGAATTTTGGTTTATTCTACTTGTACTTTTGGTGGGTATGAAAATATTGTTCAAATCCGCAATTTTTTAGCAAAACATCCGGATTTAAAAATTATTACAACAGAACAAATCTTTGGTTATGAAAATAATACAGATGGATTTTATTATTGTAAAATTAGAAAAAAAGATAAGTAA
- a CDS encoding alanyl-tRNA synthetase, with product MTNEQIELLWTTFKKQENNVNLPPTTFHGYDQTTDTATVLALFDANGYPVTTLNGIGFIAFDHTVFYALGGGQISDTGVLIKKEHKISVFDLNKQIYKKVYLHLVDTNGTTIEINDVLIQKIDVERRIKITKNHTAQHILSYIIEHILNDGDMTDSVQIKTDYAFLAMNKVDNWLEIILKARKQIIEKLINHDIAKIEHQMPIAQARELKIAHPNFEYDPIVRVVEFPTATIDLCGGTHVNNLQEINFFEIWDCWVDKKKVRIQFSTNKEATQSYFTNWINQKKDNLSQSIKKIKNYDAEFNFTIPNFVIPTTILAKNNLNIEIEQLEKQLNEIAKEKYKLLLQTIDNTVFPIKEININNNLIIKEIIINDEKITLELIRNKLNKFLQEYENNLLIFINSTLQYGFIGFTKKHQSKFNLNNFLQTNKNAFAMAGGGTALFISFTFQNDIKPFLDLLIVTIKKAEMD from the coding sequence ATGACTAATGAACAAATTGAATTATTATGAACTACCTTCAAAAAACAAGAGAATAATGTTAATCTTCCCCCTACCACTTTTCATGGTTATGACCAAACAACTGATACTGCAACAGTTTTAGCATTATTTGATGCAAATGGTTATCCAGTTACCACATTAAATGGAATTGGATTTATTGCTTTTGATCATACTGTTTTTTATGCCCTTGGTGGAGGTCAAATCTCTGATACAGGAGTATTAATTAAAAAAGAACATAAAATTTCTGTTTTTGACTTAAATAAACAAATTTATAAAAAAGTATATCTTCATCTTGTTGATACTAATGGCACAACAATCGAAATTAATGATGTATTAATCCAAAAAATTGATGTTGAACGTCGGATTAAAATTACAAAAAATCATACAGCCCAACATATTCTATCTTACATTATTGAACATATTTTAAATGATGGTGACATGACAGATTCGGTGCAAATTAAAACTGATTATGCTTTCTTAGCAATGAATAAAGTTGATAACTGATTAGAAATTATTTTAAAAGCTCGCAAGCAAATTATTGAAAAATTAATTAATCATGACATTGCTAAAATTGAACATCAAATGCCAATTGCCCAAGCAAGAGAATTAAAAATTGCTCATCCAAATTTTGAATATGATCCAATTGTTCGCGTTGTTGAATTTCCAACTGCAACAATTGACTTATGTGGGGGGACACATGTTAATAACTTACAAGAAATTAATTTTTTTGAAATTTGGGATTGTTGAGTTGATAAAAAGAAAGTTCGAATACAATTTTCAACAAATAAAGAAGCAACACAAAGTTACTTTACTAATTGAATTAATCAAAAAAAAGATAATTTATCCCAAAGTATTAAAAAAATCAAGAATTATGATGCTGAATTTAATTTTACAATTCCCAATTTTGTAATTCCAACAACGATACTTGCAAAAAATAATTTAAATATAGAAATTGAACAATTAGAAAAACAATTAAATGAAATTGCAAAAGAAAAATACAAATTATTATTACAAACAATTGATAATACTGTTTTTCCAATTAAAGAAATAAATATTAATAATAATTTAATAATCAAAGAAATTATTATTAATGATGAAAAAATAACACTTGAATTAATACGCAATAAATTAAATAAATTTTTACAAGAATACGAAAATAACTTGCTAATTTTTATTAATTCAACCTTACAGTATGGATTTATTGGTTTTACTAAAAAACATCAAAGTAAATTTAATCTTAATAACTTTTTGCAAACTAATAAAAATGCCTTTGCAATGGCTGGCGGCGGGACAGCTTTATTTATTAGCTTTACCTTTCAAAATGATATTAAACCATTTTTGGACCTTTTAATAGTAACAATAAAAAAAGCAGAAATGGATTAA
- a CDS encoding putative N-6 adenine-specific DNA methylase, with protein sequence MISGKYKGYQIKTLDGMNTRPMTARIKEDAFNILDNYFIYENKIGLDIFAGSGQLGIEGLSRGLQQCYFNDSHQGAYKIIETNLNKLKINNAKILNYDYKILLSWMIQQKMSIDILFLDPPFKQIEYYYDIITIILNNNIINNYGIIVCESNQVLSFDQFNLVMLRCKAYKKKYLYILRLEKGER encoded by the coding sequence GTGATTAGTGGAAAATATAAGGGTTATCAAATTAAAACATTAGATGGAATGAATACCAGGCCAATGACGGCCCGTATTAAAGAAGATGCATTTAATATTTTAGATAATTATTTTATTTATGAAAATAAGATTGGCTTAGATATTTTTGCTGGAAGTGGTCAATTAGGAATTGAAGGCTTATCACGGGGGTTACAACAATGTTATTTTAATGATTCTCATCAGGGTGCTTACAAAATTATTGAAACGAATTTAAATAAATTAAAAATAAATAATGCAAAAATATTAAATTATGATTATAAAATTTTATTAAGTTGAATGATACAGCAGAAAATGTCAATTGATATTTTATTTTTGGACCCACCTTTTAAGCAAATTGAGTATTATTATGATATTATTACTATAATATTGAATAACAATATTATCAATAACTATGGAATAATAGTTTGTGAATCAAATCAAGTGTTGTCATTTGATCAATTTAATTTAGTTATGCTACGCTGTAAAGCATATAAAAAAAAGTATTTGTATATATTAAGATTAGAAAAAGGAGAACGTTAA
- a CDS encoding guanylate kinase, producing the protein MQKKGFLIIFSGPSGVGKGTICQELFKYEELNLAYSVSMTTRAKRQDEVEGVNYFFVDRPTFETAIKNDELLEYAEFVGNYYGTPKSYCIEQINNGKNVLLEIEVQGATQVLQKVTDAVSIFLIPPSLEELEKRIRGRKSEPEEVLQARLAKAADELPLQSNYNYVVVNNTVEQAVAEIKTILEQEIANRS; encoded by the coding sequence GTGCAGAAAAAGGGTTTTTTAATTATTTTTTCTGGCCCATCAGGAGTCGGGAAAGGGACAATATGCCAAGAACTTTTTAAATATGAGGAGTTAAATTTGGCTTATTCAGTTTCAATGACAACAAGAGCAAAAAGGCAGGATGAAGTTGAAGGGGTAAATTATTTTTTTGTTGACCGACCAACATTTGAAACTGCAATTAAAAATGATGAATTATTAGAATATGCTGAATTTGTTGGTAATTATTATGGTACGCCAAAATCATATTGTATTGAGCAAATTAATAATGGAAAAAATGTTTTATTAGAAATTGAAGTACAAGGTGCAACACAAGTATTACAAAAGGTAACCGATGCAGTTTCAATTTTTTTAATTCCACCAAGTTTAGAAGAATTAGAAAAACGAATTAGAGGCCGAAAAAGTGAACCCGAAGAAGTATTACAAGCACGATTAGCAAAAGCAGCTGATGAACTTCCGTTGCAAAGTAATTATAATTATGTTGTTGTAAATAACACCGTAGAACAAGCCGTTGCAGAAATTAAAACAATTTTAGAACAAGAAATTGCTAATCGTTCATAA
- a CDS encoding putative 2,3-bisphosphoglycerate-independent phosphoglycerate mutase, giving the protein MKVKQPILLAILDGWGIAPDSKGNAVTQGHMVNVEKLKTKYPWVSAHAAGEWVGLPEGQMGNSEVGHIHLGAGRIKYESLTLINKAIKDGTFNQNPELLAAINFAKKSNGAFHIMGLFSDGGVHSHLNHIFAAYKLAAQEGIKEIYLHIFGDGRDTKPECIKIYLEQFQQLQNQLKVGEIATIGGRYYAMDRDKKYDRVQIAYDVLVSRKGSEFSDPIEYINREYQAGRNDEFLMPAYNINTPKGYIKSGDGVFFANFRPDRAIAIASALTNPNFPGNEAQTYFMPKLHDIYFVSMMEYAETVASKHVAFKPIEVVNGLGEWLSKKGYRQLRIAETEKIAHVTFFFDGGKDYFKNGLATQAEITLTGASADLIPSPKVATYDLKPEMSAYEITDKLITELNQNEFDVIILNFANCDMVGHTGILPAAIEAVKTIDNCLGKIYTAIQKVNGIMIITADHGNAEIMIDETGGPNKKHTSQLVPIIITKEGLQLRQDNPAIADIAPTILDLLGEEIPPEMTQPSLIIK; this is encoded by the coding sequence ATGAAAGTTAAACAACCAATTTTATTGGCAATTCTTGATGGATGAGGAATTGCTCCTGATTCAAAAGGAAATGCTGTAACACAAGGACATATGGTGAATGTTGAAAAATTAAAAACAAAATATCCATGAGTCTCAGCACATGCGGCAGGAGAATGAGTTGGTTTACCAGAAGGACAAATGGGAAATTCTGAAGTTGGACATATTCATTTAGGAGCAGGTCGCATTAAATATGAATCATTAACTTTAATTAATAAAGCAATTAAAGATGGAACATTTAATCAAAATCCAGAACTTTTAGCGGCAATTAATTTTGCAAAAAAAAGTAATGGTGCCTTTCATATTATGGGGTTATTTTCTGATGGTGGTGTTCACTCGCATTTAAACCATATTTTTGCTGCTTATAAATTAGCAGCACAAGAAGGAATAAAAGAGATTTACTTGCATATTTTTGGCGATGGACGTGATACGAAACCAGAATGTATTAAAATTTACCTTGAACAATTTCAACAATTACAAAACCAATTAAAAGTTGGGGAAATTGCAACAATTGGTGGTCGTTATTACGCAATGGATCGTGATAAAAAATATGACCGAGTGCAAATTGCTTATGATGTTTTAGTTTCAAGAAAGGGTTCAGAATTTAGTGACCCAATAGAGTATATTAACCGTGAATATCAAGCTGGTCGCAATGATGAATTTTTAATGCCAGCATATAATATTAATACCCCAAAAGGTTATATTAAATCAGGTGATGGTGTCTTTTTTGCTAATTTTCGCCCGGACCGTGCTATTGCAATAGCTTCAGCTTTAACAAATCCTAATTTTCCGGGTAATGAAGCACAAACTTATTTTATGCCGAAATTACATGATATTTATTTTGTTTCAATGATGGAATATGCAGAAACAGTTGCTTCAAAACATGTTGCTTTTAAACCAATTGAAGTTGTTAATGGTTTAGGAGAATGATTAAGTAAAAAAGGCTATCGACAACTACGAATTGCTGAAACAGAAAAAATTGCTCATGTTACATTTTTCTTTGATGGTGGAAAAGATTATTTTAAAAATGGTTTAGCAACACAAGCCGAAATTACATTAACAGGGGCTTCGGCAGATTTAATTCCATCGCCAAAAGTAGCAACTTATGATTTAAAGCCAGAAATGTCAGCATATGAAATTACTGATAAGTTAATTACTGAACTTAATCAAAATGAATTTGATGTTATTATTTTAAATTTTGCAAATTGTGATATGGTTGGTCATACTGGAATCTTGCCAGCGGCAATAGAAGCAGTTAAAACTATTGATAATTGTCTTGGCAAAATTTATACAGCAATTCAAAAAGTTAACGGAATTATGATTATTACTGCTGACCACGGAAATGCTGAAATTATGATAGATGAAACGGGTGGTCCTAATAAAAAACATACTTCACAATTGGTTCCAATTATTATTACCAAAGAAGGGTTACAATTACGACAAGATAATCCGGCAATTGCTGATATTGCTCCGACAATTTTAGATTTATTAGGTGAAGAGATTCCTCCTGAAATGACACAACCATCATTAATTATTAAGTAA
- a CDS encoding metallo-beta-lactamase family protein, translated as MNEEKKETSKNKTIVTKPTSIVTKQPTQNVVKNKIPTKVFALGGLEEVGKNTYCIEHDEELIMLDAGVKFPSSTMLGVDAVIPNYNYLKENQRKIKALFITHGHEDHIGGIPYLLREVNIPIIYAPRLAAALIRDRLKEAKLEQTTIVKEVDNMSVIKTKNFKINFFAVNHSIPDAFGISVVTPNGKVVSTGDYKFDWTPLGHRADIERMANMGQEGVMLLMADSTNAEVEGYTQTETKIIKNISELFVKAKGRILISTFASNVHRIQHIVEIANKYGRKILVFGRSLDRIIKIIRQMGHLKISDKAFIKANDAKNYKDNEILIICTGSQGEPMAALSRIANNQHQHISIIPGDTVIFSSSPIPGNQADVERVINKLVRAGAIVQENSPLNQIHTSGHASQEEQKLLFTLLKPKYFMPMHGDYRMLRQHGETAISVNVPKDNVFICANGDQIELLNGTAAIGKRIEAEAVYVDGKDLSGQTTAVVRDREILSKDGLIAVVISIDSQNNQLLTPPRIISRGSFYVKESGNIINESIRLATEAVNEVLKTQKPTFGALKNAIKQSLSPFIYRYKRRNPLIIPVILNKK; from the coding sequence ATGAATGAAGAAAAGAAAGAAACAAGTAAAAACAAAACAATAGTTACAAAACCAACTAGTATAGTAACAAAACAACCAACACAAAATGTTGTTAAAAATAAAATTCCAACAAAAGTCTTTGCTTTAGGCGGATTAGAAGAAGTTGGAAAAAATACATATTGTATTGAGCATGATGAAGAGTTAATTATGCTTGATGCAGGAGTTAAATTCCCAAGTTCAACAATGCTTGGAGTTGATGCTGTTATTCCGAATTATAATTATTTAAAAGAAAATCAACGAAAAATAAAAGCGTTATTTATTACGCATGGGCACGAAGACCATATTGGTGGAATTCCCTATTTATTACGTGAAGTTAATATTCCAATTATTTATGCACCACGATTAGCAGCTGCTTTAATTCGTGATCGGCTAAAAGAAGCAAAATTGGAACAAACCACAATTGTTAAAGAAGTTGATAATATGAGTGTGATTAAAACGAAAAACTTTAAAATTAACTTTTTTGCTGTTAATCATAGTATTCCTGATGCTTTTGGAATTTCAGTAGTTACTCCAAATGGAAAAGTTGTTTCAACAGGTGATTATAAATTTGACTGAACGCCACTAGGACATCGTGCTGATATTGAACGAATGGCAAATATGGGGCAAGAAGGTGTTATGTTATTAATGGCTGATAGTACTAATGCTGAAGTTGAAGGTTATACTCAAACTGAAACAAAAATTATTAAAAATATTAGTGAATTATTTGTTAAAGCTAAAGGGCGAATTTTAATTTCAACTTTTGCTTCAAATGTCCATCGAATTCAACATATTGTTGAAATTGCAAATAAATATGGACGAAAAATTTTAGTTTTTGGTCGAAGCTTAGATCGAATTATTAAAATTATTCGTCAAATGGGACATTTAAAAATTTCCGATAAGGCATTTATTAAAGCTAATGATGCTAAAAACTATAAAGATAATGAAATATTAATTATTTGTACTGGAAGTCAAGGTGAACCAATGGCTGCATTATCACGAATTGCAAATAACCAACATCAACATATTTCTATTATTCCTGGTGATACTGTTATTTTTTCATCATCACCAATTCCTGGTAATCAAGCTGATGTTGAACGAGTTATTAATAAACTAGTTCGTGCCGGTGCTATTGTACAAGAAAATAGTCCTCTAAATCAAATTCATACTTCTGGTCATGCTTCGCAAGAAGAACAAAAATTATTATTTACCCTATTGAAGCCAAAATACTTTATGCCAATGCATGGTGACTATCGTATGCTTCGTCAACATGGTGAAACAGCAATTAGTGTCAATGTGCCAAAAGATAATGTCTTTATTTGTGCTAATGGTGATCAAATTGAATTATTAAATGGAACAGCAGCAATTGGAAAACGAATTGAAGCTGAAGCTGTCTATGTTGATGGCAAAGATTTATCAGGTCAAACAACAGCTGTTGTTCGTGACCGTGAAATCTTATCAAAAGATGGTTTAATTGCTGTTGTTATTTCAATTGATTCACAAAATAACCAATTGCTAACTCCACCACGGATTATTTCAAGAGGAAGTTTCTATGTTAAAGAATCTGGAAATATTATTAATGAATCAATTCGCTTAGCAACCGAAGCAGTTAATGAAGTTTTAAAAACTCAAAAGCCAACTTTTGGGGCTCTAAAAAATGCTATCAAGCAATCATTATCTCCTTTCATTTACCGTTATAAACGTCGTAATCCATTAATTATTCCAGTAATTTTAAATAAAAAATAA
- a CDS encoding peptide deformylase, translating to MLQNEIPTKDWLVFDDTPSIRQPSIDVSLPLAPENELVMKKLIDFVRYSQDPQKNSGHTIRPAVGLAAPQIGFNIKMYYIRIEETNDETGVKKIIEHAMINPKIIGKSAQIACIEEGEGCLSVNGDKKGFVPRSFRIIVEGYDYLKQQQVTITARSYEAIVFQHEQAHLEGKLYYDLINKKEPWLKKNDWIIL from the coding sequence GTGTTGCAAAACGAAATTCCAACTAAAGACTGACTAGTATTTGATGACACACCGTCAATTCGGCAACCATCAATTGACGTTTCTTTACCATTAGCACCTGAAAATGAACTTGTGATGAAAAAATTAATTGATTTTGTAAGATATTCCCAAGATCCACAAAAAAATAGTGGCCATACAATTAGACCAGCTGTTGGCTTAGCAGCTCCTCAAATTGGATTTAATATTAAAATGTATTATATTCGGATTGAAGAGACAAATGACGAAACAGGAGTCAAAAAAATAATTGAGCATGCAATGATTAATCCTAAAATTATTGGAAAAAGTGCACAAATAGCTTGCATAGAAGAAGGCGAAGGCTGTTTAAGTGTTAATGGTGATAAAAAAGGCTTTGTCCCTCGTAGTTTTCGAATTATTGTTGAAGGTTATGATTATTTAAAACAACAACAAGTGACAATTACTGCTCGTAGTTATGAAGCAATTGTTTTTCAACATGAACAAGCACATTTAGAAGGCAAACTATATTATGATTTAATTAATAAAAAAGAACCTTGATTGAAAAAAAATGATTGAATTATTTTATAA
- a CDS encoding putative CAAX amino terminal protease: MTNNDNGYNSKRAWYELKPTLVDRAAPFDFNLVKLRNTGYIFLSTAIFAPFFINILISYMFAHNEYALAGMNFISWIIVAAGSYFVISGAQNEIMRSGAIAFYYFYFIPNIIGLVIGTIANQFHPAVSVKTTINLLASIIAGLVTIFILYRSSPSIFKKIKLTLKQDYKRILVVCPIGIIAIFSIHLFFVYLQSLITTTISNNQNNLIVGLDKWWNIVFLFIYTICIAPIVEELATRHGIFSLSGNKWLGFVSSIIFFAGIHVAGTGDWEHIIGYIGASLTLGMLFLIVNGNVTYTIIPHAGYNFIVAILMLVAPKFLS, from the coding sequence ATGACTAATAATGATAATGGATATAATTCTAAAAGAGCATGATATGAATTAAAGCCAACATTAGTTGATCGTGCTGCTCCCTTTGATTTTAATTTAGTTAAACTTAGAAACACGGGTTATATTTTTTTAAGCACAGCTATTTTTGCTCCCTTTTTTATTAATATTTTGATTTCATATATGTTTGCACACAATGAATATGCTTTAGCAGGAATGAACTTTATTAGTTGAATTATTGTTGCAGCTGGTTCATATTTTGTTATTAGTGGGGCCCAAAATGAAATTATGCGGTCAGGTGCTATTGCCTTTTATTATTTTTATTTTATTCCAAATATTATTGGTTTAGTAATTGGGACTATTGCAAACCAGTTTCATCCAGCTGTTAGCGTTAAAACAACAATTAATTTATTAGCATCAATAATTGCAGGATTGGTAACAATTTTTATTCTTTATAGATCGTCACCATCAATTTTTAAAAAAATTAAATTAACTTTAAAACAGGATTATAAACGCATTCTTGTTGTTTGTCCAATTGGTATTATTGCTATTTTTTCAATTCATTTATTTTTTGTTTATTTACAATCATTAATAACAACAACAATTTCAAACAATCAAAATAATTTAATTGTAGGATTAGATAAATGGTGAAATATTGTTTTCTTATTTATTTATACAATTTGTATTGCTCCAATTGTTGAAGAATTAGCAACTAGACATGGGATTTTTAGTTTAAGTGGTAACAAATGACTTGGATTTGTTTCATCAATAATTTTCTTTGCTGGAATACATGTTGCTGGAACAGGAGATTGAGAACATATTATTGGATATATTGGAGCATCATTAACACTAGGAATGTTATTTCTAATTGTTAATGGAAATGTTACATATACAATAATTCCCCATGCTGGTTATAATTTCATTGTTGCCATTTTAATGCTTGTTGCACCAAAATTTTTATCATAA